From a region of the Nothobranchius furzeri strain GRZ-AD chromosome 12, NfurGRZ-RIMD1, whole genome shotgun sequence genome:
- the LOC139062276 gene encoding uncharacterized protein produces MAYPNPKRVEGVAFSRWTLIIRAYKHIRECILNNITIMEETTIQLPEVNKTTLTQWYCRRTRTQEKDILEQGILAPKPAISGETSQQSAPQHKAIQPAPSHKPYTFVLHPDTAGTAKLKIKKSDRAQCPPQPQPQNTGQLSVEIFPPATSSGPTYSVPSFIPIQPLPQPILPQFICAPTPSVPVYPVVAGPSAPKSQTPHVPYTTQQYRKRKEKEEQAGLQTRKYVKKTDTIVCKKCQKERKPSCHKQYFGNWYCEETANQSFEDWRAEMAARGYGKKKS; encoded by the exons ATGGCTTATCCAAACCCAAAGAGAGTGGAAGGTGTGGCATTTTCAAGGTGGACCCTCATCATTCGTGCTTACAAGCACATTAGAGAGTGCATCCtgaacaacatcaccatcatGGAGGAGACGACCATACAGTTGCCAGAAGTCAACAAAACAACCCTCACACAGTG GTATTGCAGAcgcacccggacacaggagaaagacATTCTTGAACAGGGCATTCTGGCACCAAAGCCAGCCATTTCCGGTGAAACCAGTCAGCAGTCAGCACCACAGCACAAAGCCATTCAACCTGCTCCATCACACAAACCTTACACCTTCGTCCTTCATCCCGACACGGCTGGAACGGCAAAACTGAAAATCAAAAAGTCAGATAGAGCACAGTGCCCACCTCAGCCTCAGCCACAGAACACAGGACAGTTGTCTGTGGAAATTTTTCCACCAGCAACCTCATCTGGTCCCACCTATTCTGTCCCTTCTTTTATTCCGATCCAGCCACTTCCTCAACCCATCCTGCCACAGTTTATCTGTGCTCCGACTCCCTCTGTGCCAGTGTACCCTGTTGTGGCTGGGCCATCAGCACCTAAAAGCCAGACACCACATGTACCCTACACCACACAGCAGTACAGGAAGAGGAAGGAAAAAGAGGAGCAGGCTGGACTACAGACacgaaaatatgtaaaaaaaacagacacaatAGTTTGCAAGAAGtgccaaaaagaaagaaagccaTCCTGCCATAAACAGTATTTTGGGAACTGGTACTGTGAAGAGACTGCAAACCAGTCTTTTGAAGACTGGAGAGCTGAAATGGCTGCACGTGgctatggtaaaaaaaaatcttaa